A region of the Prochlorothrix hollandica PCC 9006 = CALU 1027 genome:
CATCTCCGCCTTATCAAAGTCCGCAATAACCCCATCCCGCAGGGGACGTTCGGCAACAATGTTACCCGGAGTTCGCCCTAACATTCTTTTCGCATCTTCTCCAACGGCTAGGGGAATATTGCGATCTTTATCAATGGCCACCACAGAGGGTTCCTGAAGCACAATGCCTTTGCCTGCGACATAGACCAGGGTATTGGCAGTGCCCAGGTCGATTCCCATGTCCCGCGAAAGGGAGAAGCGATTGAAAATTCCCACAGACTGTTAAGCCCCTAAATCCTAATAATGACTCGGTAAACTGGTAATCGCTAGCCCAAAGAAAACTGCCCATGGCAGGACTCTTCCCTTTGCACTACTCAACTACCGACTGTGATGCCCAAGCAATGGAGCTGATTGGATTTCAGACTGAATCACTGGGGTATGACATCACACTAGGCACTGACGACCCTAGGCAACCACGAGATGGTTCCGTATCCAATCCAACAAACTGCTCCGAACATTAGAGGTGAACTCTCGTGAGAGGCTCAACCTTAAGGGTTCAGACTCGTCTAGCCAGTAATCTCAGGGACGATCGATAGGGCACTGGCACTAGGTTGGGTCTGGGTCGGTTCCCATGGTGTGCATACCTATCACTGGGATACCAGCGTAGCCTTGTAGCATGACAATTATATGGATTTTATTACGTTTTCTATCAACCGTCTAGGGGCGGTAACCCATCCGTTCGAGATCTGCTAGAGATTGGTCAGGGTAGTAGTAGGGAATCGCAACCAGGGGCTGCGGTGCCCATCGCTGTTTAGGGAGATGGGGACGAGAGGGGGACGGGTGGTTTAAAATCCGGTGGTGCCCCAAGAATCAGCATTACCCAGGGCATAACCAGGGTGGATCATCTAGCCGCAGGGTTAGATAGCCGTAGGGTTAGCCTAGCTGATCCCCCAAGGATGACTATCGTTGCAGATGACTACAGCAACCCTAAATCAGTTGTAGGCATCTCGATGGCTGAAACCCTTGGTGTGGTGTGCACCCGGAAGGGGCACACCACACGACCTATTTAAGACTGCTATATCGTTGCCAAGGAGTAGATCGATGAGTTTGAACGTGGTGCATTTGGTGGGCCGAGCCGGTCGGGATCCCGATGTCAAATATTTTGAGTCTGGGGGGGTGGTCTGTAATTTCACCCTGGCGGTCAATCGCCGTAGCCGGGATAGCGAGCCGGACTGGTTTGACATTGAGGTGTGGGATCGCACGGCTCAAATAGCGGCAGATTATGTGCGTAAAGGCAGTTTGGTGGGGATTACGGGCACATTGAGGTTTGATCATTGGAACGATCGCAACTCAGGGGTTCCGCGATCGAAGCCGGTCATTCGGGTCACTCAGCTTGACCTGCTGGGTTCCAAGCAAGATAACGACCCCAACCGAGTGCCTAGCCCGAACGATAATTTTTAAGGCAACCCCGGTAACCCGCTCGGTAGTCGGGGTTCTGCTCTATCTCTGCCACCAGATACCCCTAACCCCATGGCAACCCTTTACAGCACTCCTAAATCAGTTGTCAGGATCTCGATGGCTGAAACCCTTTTTGTCGTGTGCGCCCTCCGGGGGCACACTACAAGACCCATTTGGGACTGCTGTATGTTGCGAAATATATCAGAATATGAACTCCTGTAACAGGGTCAGTGGTCCCTTGGCCTCCAAACCCCATGAATCAGCAATCTTCACCCTTGGAGTTTATAGAACATTAGCGGCAATCCCTCAGAGTTTTGTACAGTGGTGACTCTTTCGCTTAAAGTTTTCTATATGTTGCTAGTTCTGTGTAGGTCGTTATTCAGTTTTCGGTAATGAGCCAAGAAGTAAAACCCGATAAATCAAAATCTGTAGCGGAAACTGAAGTATCTTCAGGATCCACTGAGCTACAAGAAATGCTTGAACAAATTACAAGTGTCCTGTCCTTAGATCGATTACAAGAGTTTTTCGATCGTTATAAACCCATTGTTCTGACTGTGCTGTTCATCTTGATGGGCATTTTTGCCCTCAAGGTGGTTTTTGCCATCCTCGAAGTGGTGAACCAAATTCCCCTCTTGTCTCCCTTTTTTGAACTCTTAGGGATGACCTATGCGGCCTGGTTTGTCTACCGCTATATCTGGAAAGCAGAAAACCGCAGCGAACTCAGACAGTACTGGGATGCCATCATTGAACAAGTTACCGGTAAGGGTGTTGCCTAAGCCATAGCCCCAGATGTTTCTCCTCCCCCCTGCCCCCAATGCCATGAGACCATAGAACCCAGGACTTTGCCTGGGGACTACCACGATCGTGATGCTGTTGAGGGGAGGGGGATTAACCTAGTGAGTGCAAGGGAACCCTCAGGTTCCCCTGTGATTGAATCAGGGAGCCGTTAGGTTCCCTTTTTTGTTGGGAAACGGTCAGGCTGGGCAACGGTCAGGAGTAATGATTCAGGGGTTCACAGGAGAATGAGAGTTTCAGGCTCTAGACAAAAGACCTTAGGCGATTGGAGAGGGTCTATTTCACCTTGGCAGATTCCCCGATTTTGGTAGGGGCAATCCCCCCGTGGTTGCCCCGGCTGTGGGTTCTCAAGAGGGTCGGCACGGGGGCGAGAACCCTACCTGAGGTCGATGGTTCCCAGGTGAAATCCACCCCGTTGATCCGGCTCTGACCGGCGATCGTGGGGCTGAAACTCCCAGGCTGGAGAGAGGAGCGCTCCCGTTAATCTTGTCCCGCCTTTAAGCGGCAAGCCAATTCCCCGGCAGCATCACCGGGTTGTTAAGGGAGTGGGGGGACGATCGCCCCAGGGAGGCAATCCTATCCCCTACTCCGCACCATCCCTAGGGGTTGGCCGTTGCTGCCGCCCGCACCGCCGCCGCTTCATCGGGGTGAATATTAAGGCGAGTTAGGTTAATACGGCCCTTATTGTCCACTTCCCGCACCTTAACCACCACAGAATCTCCCACGGCCACCTCATCTTCCACCTTGCCGACGCGGTAGTCCGCCAGTTGGGAAATGTGGATCATGCCCTCCTTGCCGGGGAGGAACTCCACAAAGGCACCAATGGGAATAATGCGGGTGACCCGACCGAGGTAAACATCCCCAGCATTCAGCTTCTTGGTCATGCCTTCGATCATCATCTGGGCGCGTTTGGCCTTGGCGGAATCCATGGACGCAATGGTGACAGTACCATCGTCTTCGATGTCCACCTTGGCTCCCGTCTGCTCTGTAATGCCCTTGATGGTTTTGCCCCCCGGTCCAATGACCATACCGATCATGTCAGGGTCAATGCGGAAGGTTACCAGGCGTGGGGCATAGGGAGATAGCTCTTCCCGAGGGCGATCGAGGGTCGCCAGCATTTTCTCCAGAATATGGAGACGGGCGGGGCGGGCCTGGTTGATGGCCTTGGCAATCACATCCATGGGTAAACCGTGGATCTTCATGTCCATTTGGAGGGCGGTGATGCCTCCGTCAGTACCGGCTACCTTGAAGTCCATATCCCCCAAGAAATCTTCAATTCCTTGGATATCCGTGAGAATTCGCACTTCATCCCCTTCCTGGATCAGGCCCATGGCCGCACCGCTGACGGGCTTGCGCAGGGGAACCCCCGCATCCATCAAGGCTAGGGTGGATCCACAGACCGATCCCATGGAGGTGGAACCATTGGAGGACAGCACCTCCGAGACCACCCGAATCACATAGGGGAATTCCTGTTGGTGGGGCAACACGGGAACAATGGCCCGTTCTGCCAAGGCACCATGGCCCACTTCCCGACGACCCGGCGATCGCATGGGGCGAGTTTCCCCCACGGAATACGGGGGCATATTGTAATGGTGCAAATAGCGCTTCTGGCTATCGGGGTGCAAGTCATCCATTTCCTGGGCATCGCCGGGAGTTCCCAATGTGGCCACCGACAGCACTTGGGTTAGACCCCGCTGGAATAACCCAGAACCATGAACCCGCTTGGGGAGGGTGCCCACCTGGCAACTAATGGGGCGCACTTGATCTAAGCTACGGCCATCCACCCGGATTCCTTCGTCAACAATCTGCTGACGCATCAGGGTTTTGGTCAGATCCTTAAAGGTGTTACCCAGCGCTTTCGGGGCACCAGCCAGTTGCACCTGCACTGGGTTATCCTCCGGTAGGGTTGCCACCTCTGCCACCAACTCATCTTTAATGGCATCCAAGGCTTTGTCCCGAGCAGCCTTGCCTAGATCATGCTGCTTCAAAACCCCTTGAATGGCGGTGCGGCATTTTTCCGCGATGAAGTCCCCAAGGGTGGGATCAACGGTGGGCGGCTCTGGGATAACCGGCTCAATGCCCAACTCCGCCAGGAGTTTACTTTGGGCACGGATCAAGTCTTGAACTGCTTCATAGCCAAACTCGATCGCCTCAATCACATCCTGTTCAGGCAATTGGTTGGCTCCCGCCTCCACCATAATCACCCCGGCAGTAGACCCTGCCACCACCAAATCTAGATCACCGGCTTCGATTTCGGCGTAGGTGGGGTTGATGATGAAGTCATCCCCCACCAAGCCCACCCGCACGGCTGCCATGGGTCCATAAAAGGGAATACCCGCTAATAACGTGGCAAAGGATGCTCCGGTAACAGCCAAGACATCGGGGGGAACCCTCTCATCCATGGATAGGGTGGTGGCAACAATCTGAATGTCATCCCGGATCCACTGGGGAAACAGGGGACGCATGGGGCGATCGATGAGGCGACAGGTCAAGGTTGCCTTTTCGGGGGGACGACCTTCTCGGCGCAGGAATCCTCCTGGAATCCGACCTCCGGCATACATCCGCTCTTCGTAGTCCACCAACAGGGGTAAAAAGTCAATGCCTTCCCGTCCTGGTCCTGTGGTCGCTGTAACTAATACCGCCGTATCTCCCGACTGAATAAGCACAGAACCCCCGGCCTGTGGAGCGAGTAGACCGGTTCTGAGCCGAATATCCCGACCATCAAAGGATATCGACTTATCAAAATCTTGCATGGATGTTCTTTCCTATCTTCTAAATCACTTCTTACTTACTCTCTGTGGCAATCCTATCATTAGACTTCTCCCAAAAAACAGGGTATTCTCCCACGCTCTGGGGGGTCACAGCGAATTGGAAGCCTGGTTTATGCACTTCCCTGCACCATCGGCGGGGTTAAGCTAATCCATGGAGGTGAAGAGGAGCCATGGGGTCTAGCCTGAGTCAAGAACCATGGATCCGAGATCTGAGCTGGAGGTTTGTGACGATCGCCCTGGTCTCAGTGCTGGGGGACTTGAACCACACAATCCATCTCGAACTGCTATACAGCAGTCCTAAATGGGTCGGGTGGTGTGCGCCCGGAGGGCGCACACCACACCAAGGGTTTTAGCCATCGAGATCCTTGCAACTGATTTAGGATTGCTGTAGCCTTTAGGACTATTGTCAAAACGTTGTGGTAAATATTCACAAACTGGCTAAAAGTAATCCGGGGTTGCTATTGCGAGACAAAATTGAGGTCAGTCAGCCAACAAAAACTGCTGTAAGCCTTGTTCGACAGGGGTTTAAGGGATCATAGCTGTAGAGATGGGAACCCAGGTTGCCAGTCTCTGGCTACGGTGAATGGAGGGCGGTTGAGGGCGGGCAAGTCAAGAACAAGTCGATGATGCCAGGGGCTGAAACCCTGATGTAAACAGTCTTGTAGCTTGATATGGCCCAGGGATAACCTAGGCCAAGAGGTTATCCCACACCGAGGAATGATTAATCCTAGGGCAATGCCCCATACCGACATCTAATATTACAATCCTTAAACTTTTGAATTACAGCCAATCCACGAGTTGACCCCTGGGGTAGACTGAGAGCTGTGCTAATCGTCACTTGGAGCGATTATATCGATGTCTCATAAGGTTAAGATTTACGACACTTGTATCGGCTGCACTCAGTGTGTCCGGGCGTGTCCCTTAGACGTTCTTGAAATGGTCCCTTGGGACGGTTGCAAGGCAAGTCAAATCGCTTCTTCGCCTCGTACCGAAGACTGCGTAGGCTGTAAGCGTTGCGAAACCGCTTGTCCTACGGATTTTCTCAGCATTCGGGTTTACCTGGGAGCTGAAACGACTCGTAGCATGGGTCTGGCGTACTAGATTCAGTGTCTTACTGACCTTAGTATTCCTGGACTCACTTTTTAAAATTAGACATTTCCGAAAATTAGGATAGAGGTGCGGTTTACCGTGCTTCTATCTCAATTCTCGGTTTAGCTTTTTTAAACGAAAGTTAACATTGCGGGGGGCATGTAGCGTCCCGTACTTTTTTTGTGGATATTTTTCAGGGCATCTCAAATCACCGAGATGCTGCGATCGCCATGCAAGGTAGTTCGTACTAAGGATTTCAGTCCTTAGCAGCTTAGGGTCTCAGGTCGCTACATTGAGCACTACTGAACGGTTACCATCCACGAGCTTGCGCCCAAACCGCCCCAAAACGCAAAAAGCGCCCCCCCGAAGGAGGACGCTTTAGGTCTAGCCTAGGCTAGGAGATGAGTAGAGCAACTCAACTTAACCGATGATGGAAGGAGCTTTGACAGCAGCCAAGTCAAGGGGGAAGTTGTGAGCGTTGCGCTCGTGCATGACTTCAAAACCGAGGTTGGCACGGTTGAGGATGTCGGCCCAGGTGCTGATAACGCGACCTTGGCTGTCCATCACGGACTGGTTGAAGTTGAAACCGTTGAGGTTGAAGGCCATGGTGGAGATACCCAGAGAGGTAAACCAGATGCCGACAACGGGCCAAGCAGCGAGGAAGAAGTGCAGGGCACGGCTGTTGTTGAAAGAAGCATATTGGAAGATCAGGCGACCGAAGTAACCGTGGGCAGCCACGATGTTGTAGGTCTCTTCTTCTTGACCGAACTTGTAGCCGTAGTTCTGGGACTCGTTCTCAGAGGTTTCACGAACCAAGGAGGAGGTGACCAAAGAACCGTGCATGGCGGAGAACAAGGAACCACCGAAGACACCAGCCACACCGAGCATGTGGAAGGGGTGCATCAGGATGTTGTGCTCAGCCTGGAAGACCAACATGAAGTTGAAGGTACCAGAGATACCCAGGGGCATTCCATCAGAGAAGGAACCTTGGCCCAAGGGGTAGATCAAGAACACAGCGGTCGCAGCGGCCACAGGAGCGGAGTAAGCGACACAGATCCAGGGACGCATCCCAAGGCGGTAGGAGAGTTCCCACTCACGACCCATGTAGCAGAAGATGCCGATCAGGAAGTGGAACACCACCAACTGGTAAGGACCACCGTTGTAGAGCCACTCGTCCATGCTGGCTGCTTCCCAAATGGGATAGAAGTGCAGACCGATCGCGTTGGAGGAGGGAACCACAGCACCGGAGATGATGTTGTTGCCGTACATCAAGGAACCAGCAACAGGCTCACGGATACCGTCGATGTCCACGGGGGGAGCAGCGATGAAGGCGATGATGAAGCAGATGGTGGCAGTCAGCAGGGTGGGGATCATGATCACGCCGAACCAACCCACATACAGGCGGTTCTCGGTGCTGGCGATCCACTGGCAAAACTGTTCCCACGCATTAGCGCTTTCACGCTGGCGAAGTGCGGTTGTCATGGTATTTATGATTGCAAGGTACAGAGTATGAATTTTCCGTTCGGTGCGGATAACCGTCTTTGAACGTGACCCAACTATAGCGTTGTTTGTAAACAAATGTAAATAGCCTTCGTATTATTAAATTCAACTATAATCACGTTTATTTATAATTAATGCTTATGTAAGATGCAGCAGGCCGAAATAGGTCGTGTGGTGTGCTCACTCCAGGGGCACACCATACAAAGGGTTTCAGCCGTCGAGATCCTTACAACTGATTTAGGATTGCTGTAGGGTAGCTAACGTTAATTCCAGTTAAGAACCGATAGACAGCGCCATGGATCCGTGATCCCAATGCTGTCTTGAGCTTTAGAGACGCTAGGAGCGAGGTTTCTCTGCTATCAACGGGAGGGGCGAGGTTTCCTCGCCCAAAACCAGCGTTTCTGATGCCGAACTGACATTAGAAAGGTTCCTCTACCGGTGGCAGGGGAACCTTCTGGGGTGTGCATGTATGGCAAGGCATTGGACGGGTTAGGCCCAGGGCTGGTTAGGGCATGGGCACGGTGAGGGGATTATTGAAGGTGAGGTTGAGATCGGCGGCGGAATTGACCACGATGACATCTATCCTGTCTCGCCCTAGGAAAATTCCCGCTAAGGCACCGCCTGCACTGCCGGCCAGGACTTCCCAGGCTTCAATGCTATTGCCGGTGATGGTGGCGATCGCCGCCGCTGCTCCTGCTCCCAAGGCTCCGGCAGCAGCAGCCCGTCCCCCATTGATTTTGCGGATGGTTTCCTTGGTGGTAATGACGCGGGAGGTGGCATTGAGGGGGAAGCGTTGACCGTTCGGCAGAACCAGGGTTTGGGCAAAAAACTGGGATCCATCCCCCGCAGGCCGCAGTTCTCCTTCCACTTGGCTTCCTGCTGGAATGGACACTTGACCATTGGTGATGACGGCATCAGAAACTTGGAGGGTGAGGGGCAACGTCTCATCGGGCAGGAGTCGAATTTCTTCAGCCCCCGGATAGCGACTCATCACTACGGTTCCTGGGGCGATCGTGAGGGTGGTCGCAACGGGGTTGTTAGAGGGGTTTTGGGGAATGCCTTGGCCCACAATGTAGGGGGAGGCTACCTGGGCCACTTGCCCTTGGCTAGACAGAGCCTGGTAAATAAAGGCGGCTACATCGGCACGGGTTGCGTTTTGGTTGGGGCTTAAAAACTGCACATTAGGATAATTGACCACCAGGCGCTGTTCCGTGGCGGCGGCAATGCTACTGACGGCATAGCTGGGGATCAGGCTGGCATCGCTATACACCTGGATACTGGCGGTGTTTTGGGGGGCATAGTTGAGACCATTGGCCAGGGAGACCAAAACCTGGGCGCGGGGGATATTTTGGTCGGGGCGGAAGACATTGCCGGGATACCCCGACAGAAAGCCCATGGTATAGGCTTCGTTGATGGCGGGGGTGGCCCAATAGTTACTGGACACATCGACAAAGGAGATGGTGTTGCGAATTTTGACTTTGTTAAAGGCTTTGCGCACCATGGCGGCATATTGGGCACGGGTCACGGCGGCATTGGGGCGAAAGCTACCATCGGGGAACCCGGCGATGACATCACGGTTGGCTAAATCGACAATGAAGCGTTCTGCCCAGTAACCACTGGGAACATCGGCAAATTGGCCTTGGGCAAGGCTGGGTTGCAACCAAAACAGGGGGGCTAGGGTGCCAGCGGTTAGACTGAGGGCGGTAAAAGTAGCGGTACTCGATCGCCAGGTTAGGGTATGGGACATGGGGCAATCCTCTAAAACATTCTTATGGGGTCAATGACGGCGAATTCTAGGGCTGATGGAGCGTGTTGTGCCAGATAGATAACTGGTCCTACGGCGGAGTCAGCTTTATGAAGAATTGATGAAGCGCTGGGGAATCGGCTGTGACGCTGTGGGTTGGGGCGATCGCCGCTGCTGGCAGACCCTCGATCGTCCCCCCACTATTCTGCTCCCAAACAGACGTTAAACCAGGACAGGTCTGGGCTGCTGGGGGATGGATTGCGAAGTATAACGGGATATCTCAAACCGTTGCGGACTCCCCTCTTTCCCTTCATCAAGCCAACAAAAGCTTAGGGTCAGCTTGGACAGTCCCATGGGTTCTGCTAAATTGATCGGGTAGCGGACTGGGAAAATGTTGCGGCATCACCAGTCTGTGGACTCTATTCCCTACCTCAGTTCAGCCCATGACGACTGCACAAGAGAAAGACACCAAAGTAATTCCGGTTAATACCTATCGCCCCAACAGTCCCTTCGTGGGTACCTGTGTTTCTAACGAACCCCTGGTTGGCGAGGGGGGCATTGGCTTGGTGAACCACATTAAGTTTGACCTGTCCGCCGGTGATCTGCGCTATTTAGAAGGCCAGAGTATCGGCATTATTCCCCATGGAACCGACGACAAAGGCAAACCCCATAAGCTCAGACTCTATTCCATAGCCTCCACTCGCCATGGCGATGATCTGGACGCTAAAACTGTCTCTCTCTGTGTGCGCCAACTGGAATATAGCCACCCGGAAACCCAGGAAACGGTTTATGGCACCTGCTCTACCTTTCTGTGCAACATCAAGCCAGGGGATGAGGTCAAAATTACGGGACCTGTGGGTAAGGAGATGTTGCTGCCCGACGATCCCAACGCCAATATCATCATGTTAGCAACGGGAACGGGAATTGCCCCCTTCCGGGCTTTCCTCTGGCGCATGTTCAAGGCAGAGGAGCGCAAGCTGAACCCTGATTATTCCTTTAAGGGACTAGCCTGGTTGATCTTTGGGGTGCCCAAAACTCCCAACTTGCTCTACCGGGAAGAACTGGAGGCCATGGAAGCCGAATATCCCGAAAACTTCCGCTTAACCTGTGCCATCAGCCGGGAACAGCAGAACGCAGAAGGGGGACGCATGTACATTCAGCACCGGGTGGCGGAACAGGCAGAGAAACTGTGGGAACTGATTAAACAGGAAAACACCCATACCTATATGTGTGGTCTCAAGGGTATGGAAGGGGGCATTGATGATGCTCTGGCTGTGGTGACGGCGAAGGAAGGGGTGGACTGGAAAGAGTACCAAAAGGATCTCAAGCGTGCCCACCGTTGGCATGTGGAGACCTACTAAGGGTGGTCTTGGTCTGAACTGGGGGGCGGTGGCGATCGTGACTGCACCGTGACCTTCACCGCCTTCATCCCATTTAAGGGTTGGTTCTTCTAGGATTGAGGAGCTAACCCTTTTTACTGAACACCTCGATTAATTGGGTTGGGCGGCTTCGCCGCCCGCCACAACCCTGATTCTTACGTGGGTCACTGGGCGAAAATTTAGATTTTTCGAGGTGCCCTGCTGAACGGTTGGGTATCAACTTAAGCCGGGGCAATGGGGTGCGGATCGCCCCACTGT
Encoded here:
- a CDS encoding single-stranded DNA-binding protein, with the protein product MSLNVVHLVGRAGRDPDVKYFESGGVVCNFTLAVNRRSRDSEPDWFDIEVWDRTAQIAADYVRKGSLVGITGTLRFDHWNDRNSGVPRSKPVIRVTQLDLLGSKQDNDPNRVPSPNDNF
- a CDS encoding CAAD domain-containing protein, with product MLEQITSVLSLDRLQEFFDRYKPIVLTVLFILMGIFALKVVFAILEVVNQIPLLSPFFELLGMTYAAWFVYRYIWKAENRSELRQYWDAIIEQVTGKGVA
- a CDS encoding thioredoxin, whose protein sequence is MDFTWEPSTSGRVLAPVPTLLRTHSRGNHGGIAPTKIGESAKVK
- a CDS encoding polyribonucleotide nucleotidyltransferase; protein product: MQDFDKSISFDGRDIRLRTGLLAPQAGGSVLIQSGDTAVLVTATTGPGREGIDFLPLLVDYEERMYAGGRIPGGFLRREGRPPEKATLTCRLIDRPMRPLFPQWIRDDIQIVATTLSMDERVPPDVLAVTGASFATLLAGIPFYGPMAAVRVGLVGDDFIINPTYAEIEAGDLDLVVAGSTAGVIMVEAGANQLPEQDVIEAIEFGYEAVQDLIRAQSKLLAELGIEPVIPEPPTVDPTLGDFIAEKCRTAIQGVLKQHDLGKAARDKALDAIKDELVAEVATLPEDNPVQVQLAGAPKALGNTFKDLTKTLMRQQIVDEGIRVDGRSLDQVRPISCQVGTLPKRVHGSGLFQRGLTQVLSVATLGTPGDAQEMDDLHPDSQKRYLHHYNMPPYSVGETRPMRSPGRREVGHGALAERAIVPVLPHQQEFPYVIRVVSEVLSSNGSTSMGSVCGSTLALMDAGVPLRKPVSGAAMGLIQEGDEVRILTDIQGIEDFLGDMDFKVAGTDGGITALQMDMKIHGLPMDVIAKAINQARPARLHILEKMLATLDRPREELSPYAPRLVTFRIDPDMIGMVIGPGGKTIKGITEQTGAKVDIEDDGTVTIASMDSAKAKRAQMMIEGMTKKLNAGDVYLGRVTRIIPIGAFVEFLPGKEGMIHISQLADYRVGKVEDEVAVGDSVVVKVREVDNKGRINLTRLNIHPDEAAAVRAAATANP
- the psaC gene encoding photosystem I iron-sulfur center protein PsaC, whose amino-acid sequence is MSHKVKIYDTCIGCTQCVRACPLDVLEMVPWDGCKASQIASSPRTEDCVGCKRCETACPTDFLSIRVYLGAETTRSMGLAY
- the psbA gene encoding photosystem II q(b) protein, giving the protein MTTALRQRESANAWEQFCQWIASTENRLYVGWFGVIMIPTLLTATICFIIAFIAAPPVDIDGIREPVAGSLMYGNNIISGAVVPSSNAIGLHFYPIWEAASMDEWLYNGGPYQLVVFHFLIGIFCYMGREWELSYRLGMRPWICVAYSAPVAAATAVFLIYPLGQGSFSDGMPLGISGTFNFMLVFQAEHNILMHPFHMLGVAGVFGGSLFSAMHGSLVTSSLVRETSENESQNYGYKFGQEEETYNIVAAHGYFGRLIFQYASFNNSRALHFFLAAWPVVGIWFTSLGISTMAFNLNGFNFNQSVMDSQGRVISTWADILNRANLGFEVMHERNAHNFPLDLAAVKAPSIIG
- a CDS encoding S-layer homology domain-containing protein, giving the protein MSHTLTWRSSTATFTALSLTAGTLAPLFWLQPSLAQGQFADVPSGYWAERFIVDLANRDVIAGFPDGSFRPNAAVTRAQYAAMVRKAFNKVKIRNTISFVDVSSNYWATPAINEAYTMGFLSGYPGNVFRPDQNIPRAQVLVSLANGLNYAPQNTASIQVYSDASLIPSYAVSSIAAATEQRLVVNYPNVQFLSPNQNATRADVAAFIYQALSSQGQVAQVASPYIVGQGIPQNPSNNPVATTLTIAPGTVVMSRYPGAEEIRLLPDETLPLTLQVSDAVITNGQVSIPAGSQVEGELRPAGDGSQFFAQTLVLPNGQRFPLNATSRVITTKETIRKINGGRAAAAGALGAGAAAAIATITGNSIEAWEVLAGSAGGALAGIFLGRDRIDVIVVNSAADLNLTFNNPLTVPMP